A single genomic interval of Helianthus annuus cultivar XRQ/B chromosome 13, HanXRQr2.0-SUNRISE, whole genome shotgun sequence harbors:
- the LOC110893158 gene encoding uncharacterized protein LOC110893158 has product MNQGQGIQTQLPKFTGQNYYHWHIQVKVLLESQELWNVVNEGIRELGTNPTEEAISTHRDAVKKDKRALYILFQSVSETIFERIALATSSKEAWNILHKSYRGENRVKTIKLQSLRCEVDSLKMREGESIEDYFNRTILIVNQLRMNEESISEQRIVEKILRSLTRNYESVVITVEETKNLENISTEELMGILQSHELRLKRYEDTPTEHAFQMQNSSQDRYNSSRNETKGRGKSKGRNWSTVRCYNCQKMGHTAKFCHRKDDYEKTDNVLIHRDEESNEHEDTMFMIFNMEETIKDDCWYLDSGCSNHMTGNRELFINLDESIKKEVRTGDDKRLEVQGCGEVSITIKDKIRKIPKVFYVKGLKHNLLSVGQLIEKGYAVLFKENHCIIKDVNDEIVGNINMTSNKMFPLRPVNDLHLAMTITMKEASSL; this is encoded by the coding sequence ATGAATCAGGGACAAGGAATTCAAACTCAACTTCCAAAATTCACAGGGCAAAACTACTACCACTGGCACATTCAAGTGAAAGTTTTACTTGAATCTCAAGAACTGTGGAATGTAGTTAATGAAGGAATTCGTGAATTAGGCACCAATCCAACGGAAGAAGCGATTTCAACGCACAGAGATGCAGTCAAAAAGGATAAACGTGCATTATATATCTTATTTCAATCTGTAAGTGAAACCATATTCGAGAGGATTGCGCTGGCAACATCATCAAAAGAGGCGTGGAACATTCTGCATAAATCATATCGTGGAGAAAATCGGGTAAAGACAATTAAACTTCAATCTCTTCGATGTGAAGTTGATTCATTAAAAATGAGGGAAGGGGAATCTATAGAAGATTATTTTAATCGAACGATTCTTATAGTTAATCAATTAAGGATGAACGAAGAATCAATTAGTGAACAGAGAATTGTAGAAAAAATTCTACGAAGTTTAACTCGGAACTATGAATCTGTGGTAATAACTGTGGAAGAAacaaaaaatttagaaaatattTCGACTGAGGAATTAATGGGTATTCTACAATCTCATGAATTGAGATTGAAACGCTATGAAGATACACCCACTGAACATGCATTTCAAATGCAAAATTCCAGTCAAGACCGCTATAATTCATCACGGAATGAAACAAAGGGACGCGGGAAGAGTAAGGGTCGAAATTGGAGCACAGTTAGATGTTACAATTGTCAGAAGATGGGTCACACGGCCAAGTTTTGTCATCGAAAGGATGATTATGAAAAAACTGACAACGTTTTAATTCATAGAGATGAAGAAAGTAATGAACATGAAGACACAATGTTCATGATCTTCAATATGGAGGAAACAATCAAGGATGATTGTTGGTATTTGGACAGTGGTTGTAGTAACCACATGACGGGAAATAGAGAACTCTTCATCAACTTAGATGAATCGATAAAGAAAGAAGTAAGAACTGGGGATGACAAACGACTGGAAGTACAAGGATGCGGCGAAGTATCAATTACAATCAAAGATAAAATTCGGAAAATACCAAAGGTATTCTATGTAAAGGGCTTAAAACATAATCTTTTAAGCGTAGGGCAACTCATCGAAAAAGGATATGCAGTTTTGTTCAAAGAAAATCATTGCATAATCAAAGATGTAAACGATGAAATCGttggaaacattaacatgacaaGTAATAAGATGTTTCCTCTTCGGCCAGTTAATGACTTACATCTTGCAATGACCATAACCATGAAGGAAGCGTCTTCACTCTGA